The nucleotide sequence TCCCTATGTTTTTCAGCTATCGGATCAGACTCATCAAGTGGTGCTGTGTCCTTGTTGGAGAGATCCTTGATGAGCTCATCCATTCGTTTGATTATCTCTTCAGGACTCCGCATAGCGAAGGATTACTCCTGATACACGATGGGTTTTGGGGGAGCCGAGACCTGCTGTCTGTACCGCTTCTCTCTCCAGTAGTAACACGATGAGATCGGAAGATAACAGGCCGGGTCGGCCTAAGCTTGTTTTTTTGAGAGCCGAAGGGGTTAATAACGGCAAATTTGTCAAGATATCTGGATATTGAGAGCGCTTCAGGCCATGTTCAGGTTGGATCTCTCGCAGCATAAATTTCATTTCTATAACTGCCGATACAGTCCCAAGGATGAGATACGATCCAGAACCAGGACAGGACGAAAGAACTCATCAGGTGCGTGTAGTCAACATGAGCAAGCAATTTTCAAGATTAGAAGAACTGTTGCATCCTCTAGAAGGGATTAATATCCTGTTTGACGCATCTCTGTTCACTTCTAAATCTATTAGCGATACGATAGACCTTATTGAAAGCATAGAAACAACGAAAATTAACTGCTATGTCTCTAAGCAATTCATAGAGACAGTAACGTATTATGAAAAAAACGGTAGGAGTGGATCCAAAGCGGACGCACTGTCATTTTTTGAGTCGTACGACGAATACGGTGACTTTCGGGGGTTGCTGGAAACGATAGAATCAACGGACTCGCTAACTGAGTACGATCTACACCAGTTCTATCAAATTAATGACTTAGAAGGAGATTTCTACCAAGAGTATCGTGGCTTGGCAGCTTCTCTCAGTTCGGAGTTTCACACAGAAGAAGAGTACATCCCGACGTTTTCTCGTGGTTCTCGGCTTGCGGATATACTATTTGAAGAATTGGTATTCGGGCTGACCGAGTCGAAAATCACGTCCCGGTTAAAAAAGGTATACCGACGTTTTTCAGAGGCTGTTGGTCCTCTCTTGGAAGTACCTGAGGACAACTTAGAGAGCCTTCACAATAATCTCAGTGAAGTTGCTACATTACCTAGACAACAGTACCAGAAAGTGTGGGACGAAGTCTCTAATTCAGCAGAGCAAGAGCACTTAAGAGCTTTAGAACAGATGGAAAGACTACGAAATAGATTCAAAAAATCATCTCCGAACTGGATTGGGGCGCCAATGAAGATAGCCGTACCAATGCTGATGGTCGCTCTACTAAGCTCTCAGCCAATCATAAGTGGATTCCTCGGAGACGCAATAATGTCGGGAGGATCGCTTTCTGCTCATAAGGGATGCGTTTGGCTGGTTGATCCTTAAAAAGTGTTTTTACGGAATCATAAGGTAGCCATCCTGCTGTATTCATCCATTGTATCTCGCACATCAAGCTTGTCAGCTATGAAGAACTTCAACCGAATCGGATTGTGATATGGTGCAAGCCAGACAGCGCTTCGTCGCTGGCAGAAAATACGCGGGTATCGAAAGCGGATGAAGTGAGGAAGTTTCGCCCTCAAAGAAAGGAACAAGTCTAACCCACAATTCAGCAGATTTCTTCTCGAGTTGGATTGAGATGCAGCAACATATCCGAGCCCGTGAAATCTGACTTGCGGTAGCTAGCGACGACTTATCTTAACGTATTATCTGAATTCCGATATTATGATCCGGAGTAAGTCGCGACAATCTGAACCAGTATGCCAATCGCTAGTAAGCCGATCCCAATGCCGAGAAAATATCCCTTACGACGACTTGTGATTCTTTCCTGTTCAAACCGGATTAGATCAGCTATGAGTGTGGGATGCTTTAGCGATTTATTCGCCCCCGAAGGGAACGTCAAATGCACTTCTGTAGCGACGCCATCTTCGTCATGACTTAGCGAGATTGATGCCGGACGGTCTCCAAGACGATCTTCAACAAGATCAGCGACTGCGTCAAACGAGCTGTCCCGTCCAGCCTTTATTGTTGGCCGACTCACATCGCTGTCTGCTTCATAGAGGGTTTCATAGGCACTCTCAAGTCGTCGTCTTTTCGCTGTAGTTGTGAGAGTTGAACCAATACGAGGGATTTCGGGGAGCACAACTAGGGTCGCCCCGACTGCGTCAATCAGCAAACCTAACACAGCAAGTGAAATCATTCTGGAAGTTCTATAACGCCTGGGTAAAGTTCGTATGGCGGGTCAAACGATGCAGCTTGACGCGATGGGATTTCTTTCTGTACCGTTATTTCATTAATATATGGTAAGTCCTCCATGTTTTTGAAGTTCGGTTCTCTCTCTACAGAAATAATAACGGCATTCGTTCCGACGACAGTTACTCCACCAAGCTCGTGATCAATCCTGGCTCCTGAGATATTTTCCCACTCGGATGCAATATCACCTGCGGGAACGTACCTCGTGAGTCCAAGAGCGTACACGAACGGCATTACACGAACCTCCCGAGCCAGAGCGAAATATCAGAGATCTCGGAACTTGATCCACCAGCGGTTCTGAACTCTGAAACTAAGGTAATTTCTCCCTTAGTCGTCGAAGGGGTATACCGTGCCCAATCAGTATGAACAGATACTGAGGAGGTTTCAGAGATATCCGTACCAGAAACGGCTTGATTATCTGTATTGTTATATATTCTGTGAATTATAGTCTCGCCTTGGGCCGGATCTGTTCGAAGCGATATAGCAGTTGCCGAGCGCGAACTCGGTAAATTGTCCCAGTTGATATGAAGAGAAAATAAGCCTCTCGCGGTCACAAATTGTTTCGACGTCGTTGAGGCGCGTCTATCAGACCCATTCAAAGTGGTGATTAGTTCGACTTCTCCCGATTCCACGTATCGCCTCCCGCTGATATCAAGAGCTAAAGTATCGGCTGTTCCCACCGTGACCTCTGCAAAAAGACGCCGATCAAGAACGTCAGACTTTGCGATGGTCGATACTCCGGCTGGTATCCAGATAATTGCGAGAACAACTGAAGGCGTAGATTTGAGGTCAGGTGGGACAGGGCGCTCTGTCATCCCGTGAGTCTGGTTTGTTGGCTGAGACGCTTCCGGATTCCCAGAGGAAACTTTCGCGTTGCCATTGTCATCAACATAAACTACGTCTTTCCGGGGATCGTTCGGATCAGCGTGGGCTATCCGTACGGACTGCCGACTAACTCGAATCCGATCTCCATCGAAGATGATGTCTCCTGGTTTGATTTCGAGAGTGTCGGATTGACCCAAGTCACCACTATCTACAGTGACTTCACATCGGTCATCAACGTCTAGAACCGCGTAGCCCTCGTCTTTTCGAATATGAGCGTTGATATCCAGCGCTTGTAGAGGCTCTCCGTTTGACACGGTATATGTCTTCATTAAAAATCATGTTAATTTCTTAACTATATATTTGTTATGCTGGCCAGCACTTACCAGTTGAGATCAAGCCTGTTGGTAGTGATCTGCAGAGGACTTTCCAAGACCCAGGGTCAATTTTGAACGTCAACATAATCGCCTTCTGATGGTCTTCTAGGCCCGAGATAGTCACTCTCTCGGAGCAGATTTTGGTGAGTACATTTTCCGAGAGATGGTGTGTGATTGATGAACGACGAAGCAGGTGAGCGGAAACTGAACTCGGACAGGACGAGTAGTTTGAGTACTCTGTCGCTTCGCATTCGTCTGGCTCTCGATCATGCGGGCACTCGGCCCCGTACCAGCACGGACGCGTCACCTTATAGGCGATTTTGGTGATGCTCTGGTAGTGATACCGTCCTTGCTTGGAGGCGAGAAAGGGTTCCCGTCCGTGACTATCGGTGACTTCCGGACGACACCCTTCGATATACGCGTCGATCGCGTCGGCCAGCTGTTCGTCAGTAACGGAGACGTTCCGTTCTCCTTCGTCACCGAGCTTAAATCGAGTCCCTGAGTCTGGCTGGTTGCGAATCTCAAGGTACCGTTCGTCTGGATACCGGTTTAATTATCTCTTCAGGACTCCGCATAGCCAAGGATTACACCTGATACACGATGGGTTTTAGCGAGCCGAGACATGCTGTCTGTACGGCACCCCCCCTGTAGTAACACGATGAGACTTGGTAAGAACGGATTGGATTGTGATTGTAGGTATTGCTTGCTCAGGTTGGACCTTGAGTAGATTTACGATGTCGAAGTCGCCTTCAGATCTTGTCCGAATCGTGGCGGATTCAGAAAGGTTGGGTAGCTGTTGTCGTCAGATATCGTCGAAGTAGTCTCTACGTTGCTCCATCTTCTCCTGTTCAGTCATTCTGTCGTAGTGCTTGTGAAGTACGTCTTGTGACACGTTGGCTCGATCACTGATGACCGAAGAGGGGACTTCCTGCTTGAGATGGTAGGTTATCGATCCTCTTCGAATAGAGTGAGGACTAACAGATTCACAGCATTGGTAGGCGTTGCTGTATCCATACTCTTTGTCACAGCAACACTCGTTACCGACAAAACAGGGTCGAGTGATCCCGGAGTTGGGCATTTTCTCACCGCTGTACGTTACCCCGACTTCGTTCGTCATCGGTGGGAATTCAAAACGAAACGAGCGATGACTGAAAAGTTCCTCGCCGGTGGACAGGACATCTACTCAAACGCACTCCACCGGCTCTGGTGGATCGCCGAACTCACCTATACGGAGGATAAGGCGGGTCCTGACAGATACGACCTCACGGAACAGGTACTCAGAAATCAAACGCTCGCGAACCGCATCTTCGATCGAGACTTCGCTAGGTACAAGCCGGCAGCGAGAGCCTGCGTAGAGGCCCTCGTAGACGAACCGACCGATGTCGCGGACGAGACGACGCTAAGGTTCAGTCACGCTCTGACGAACCTACAACTGGAGGGCCTCACCGACGAGCGTCTCCACGAAATCCTCGTGCGAATCAAGGCAGAAGTAAAAGAGGAACATTGAACTGAGAGTCACTCACTTCCAGTTTCCTCACCGTAGTAGACGCAGTAGTCGTTCGCGAAGCAGGATTCGCAGTCGGGCTCCAGCTTCGTACACACCATGGCCCCGAAGTCCAGAAGAGCCAAATTGTACGTACGAGCCTCTTCGCCCAGTTCTGGTAGGATAGATTCAGCGAAGTGCACTCGTTCGTTCGCCGACTCCGGGAACTCGGCGCCGAAGACTCGTCGATAGACCCGAACGACGTTTCGGTCAACTACAGGCAGAGGTTCGGCGAGCGCAAAGCAGATCGTCGCGTTGGCTACGTACACCCCGACTCGAGGGAGAGTCTGTAGTTCGTCTGTATCCGAGGGAAGCGTCTCGTAGGTAGCAGCGATCT is from Haloplanus salinarum and encodes:
- a CDS encoding DUF6339 family protein, which encodes MVGYRSSSNRVRTNRFTALVGVAVSILFVTATLVTDKTGSSDPGVGHFLTAVRYPDFVRHRWEFKTKRAMTEKFLAGGQDIYSNALHRLWWIAELTYTEDKAGPDRYDLTEQVLRNQTLANRIFDRDFARYKPAARACVEALVDEPTDVADETTLRFSHALTNLQLEGLTDERLHEILVRIKAEVKEEH